From the Primulina tabacum isolate GXHZ01 chromosome 15, ASM2559414v2, whole genome shotgun sequence genome, one window contains:
- the LOC142527482 gene encoding abscisic acid receptor PYR1-like — translation MEKIESETPQTPDHQQESSSTSGAEELHGLTRQEFQDLKPAVDEFHNYQVNSLQCSSLLAQRVHALPETVWSIVRRFDKPQTYKHFIKSCTVREGFALAVGDLRDVTIISGLPAATSTERLDFLDEGRRVTGLSIIGGDHRLRNYRSVTTVHGMEREGKIWTVVLESYVVDVPEGNTEEDTRLFADTVVKLNLQKLAAVSEAMGAAEERN, via the exons ATGGAGAAAATCGAATCCGAAACACCTCAAACACCGGATCATCAACAAGAATCATCTTCAACCTCCGGCGCGGAGGAGCTACACGGGCTGACCCGCCAAGAGTTCCAAGATCTGAAGCCCGCGGTCGACGAGTTCCACAACTACCAAGTCAACTCGCTCCAATGCTCGTCCCTGCTCGCCCAGCGCGTCCACGCGCTGCCGGAAACCGTCTGGTCCATCGTCCGGCGCTTCGACAAGCCCCAGACGTACAAGCACTTCATCAAGAGCTGCACCGTGAGGGAAGGGTTCGCCTTGGCCGTGGGTGACCTGCGGGACGTCACCATCATCTCCGGATTGCCCGCTGCCACAAGCACGGAGAGGCTGGATTTTCTCGATGAGGGGCGGCGCGTGACGGGGCTTAGTATCATCGGCGGGGATCACAGGCTGAGGAATTATCGGTCGGTGACGACTGTTCATGGGATGGAGCGTGAGGGGAAGATCTGGACCGTTGTTTTGGAATCGTACGTGGTGGATGTGCCGGAAGGGAATACGGAGGAGGATACGCGTCTCTTTGCCGATACGGTGGTGAAGTTGAATCTGCAGAAGCTGGCTGCTGTTTCTGAAGCTATGGGAGCAGCTGAGGAAAG AAATTGA
- the LOC142526395 gene encoding uncharacterized protein LOC142526395 — MEISFVSRTPKLTRAVSYCGFAGGLGHFVHVQVLKKRTASGYTVVRAESNGGGGEAVEGREGKRSAGGYNRVPAMEVSTLNQSFNDAEFPVWEKIGAIVRLGYGVGIYGAMAVAGRFICSLSGIDCMGGFDLSLNAIVQGLGYAAPPIMALLFILDDEVVKLSPHARAIRDVEDEELRSFFYGMSAWQFMLIVAASSVGEELFYRAAVQGALAEIFLRGSNLFADARGMTLLAGVLPPFVPFAQAYAAVITAALIGSLYYLAASPKDPTYVVAPVLKSRSGREDLKKLFAAWYERRQMKKIYSPLLEAFLALYLGFEWIQTDNILAPIITHGIYSSVILGHGLWKINDHQRRLRQRVKKLKLEGKISRK; from the exons ATGGAGATCTCGTTCGTCTCGCGGACTCCGAAGCTGACCAGGGCGGTTTCGTATTGTGGTTTTGCTGGTGGTTTGGGTCATTTTGTGCACGTCCAAGTGCTGAAGAAGAGAACGGCGAGTGGTTATACGGTGGTCCGGGCGGAAAGCAATGGCGGAGGTGGGGAGGCGGTGGAGGGTAGAGAAGGAAAGAGGAGTGCGGGGGGGTACAACAGGGTTCCTGCTATGGAGGTGAGCACGTTGAATCAGAGCTTCAACGATGCGGAATTTCCTGTCTGGGAAAAGATTGGAGCTATTGTTAGACTGGGTTATGGAGTTG GTATATATGGTGCAATGGCAGTGGCGGGAAGATTTATATGCTCGCTTTCTGGTATTGATTGCATGGGAGGATTTGATCTCTCGTTAAATGCAATCGTTCAAGGGCTGGGATATGCAGCTCCACCGATAATGGCCCTTCTCTTCATACTAGAT GATGAAGTTGTGAAGCTATCTCCTCATGCTCGTGCAATCAGGGATGTTGAGGATGAGGAGTTGCGGAGTTTTTTTTATGGAATGTCAGCATGGCAG TTTATGCTCATAGTTGCTGCAAGCTCTGTTGGGGAGGAACTTTTCTACCGTGCTGCTGTTCAG GGAGCACTAGCAGAAATATTTCTTAGAGGAAGCAATCTGTTTGCTGATGCTCGAGGAATGACACTTCTG GCTGGTGTGTTGCCTCCATTCGTCCCATTTGCGCAGGCATATGCTGCTGTTATCACAGCTGCTCTTATTGGTTCACTCTATTACTTGGCTGCTTCTCCCAAAG ACCCCACCTATGTAGTCGCACCAGTTCTAAAGTCACGCTCTGGTCGTGAAGATCTGAAAAAGCTGTTTGCAG CCTGGTATGAAAGGAGGCAAATGAAAAAGATATACTCCCCATTGCTTGAGGCGTTTTTGGCCCTTTATCTTGGATTTGAATGGATTCAG ACAGACAATATTCTTGCGCCTATTATTACCCATGGCATCTACTCTTCTGTCATTCTGGGACACGGTCTTTGGAAGATTAATGACCATCAGCGACGACTACGACAACGAGTGAAAAAACTTAAATTGGAAGGTAAAATTTCAAGGAAATGA
- the LOC142526026 gene encoding uncharacterized protein LOC142526026, with translation MGLSNKIFHQDSPSFSYFYFRKISPESLRTLYFVEASVCLIVLILHTAFSFSYDINKNDFRNLVQQLTGSPLREPPFRPTQYPPKPPNKRLQRIHPPTIASVAPINRTQIPILKSFKQHSSSSTTVRSLYQIGTIIAPNTLPTGFSNLISPQSPYPLLSPGYWHPPISHFLLLHTHDS, from the exons ATGGGCTTGTCAA ACAAAATTTTCCACCAAGATTCACCTAGTTTTAgctatttttattttcgaaaaatcagtCCCGAGTCCTTAAGAACATTGTACTTCGTAGAGGCATCGGTTTGCTTGATTGTTTTGATCTTACATACTGCATTTTCATTTTCTTACGACATTAACAAGAATGATTTCCGGAATTTAGTTCAACAGCTCACTGGTTCACCATTGCGAGAACCTCCGTTTAGACCTACCCAATATCCTCCGAAACCCCCAAATAAAAGGTTGCAGAGGATTCATCCTCCAACTATAGCATCTGTGGCACCTATAAATCGAACCCAGATTCCCATT ctcaaatcttttaaacagcacagcagctcaagcaccacggttcgatcgctctaccaaatagggacaattattgcacccaacacttTGCCTACCGGTTTCTCAAATTTGATATCTCCTCAATCCCCATATCCATTGCTTTCACCCGGATATTGGCATCCTCCAATTTCTCATTTTCTTCTGTTGCACACTCACGATTCTTAG